Within the Musa acuminata AAA Group cultivar baxijiao chromosome BXJ2-9, Cavendish_Baxijiao_AAA, whole genome shotgun sequence genome, the region TTAATTAAACCAAGTCTCTTTTCAAGCTTGATTTGGTTTGCTACTTAACAATTCCATTCAGATCGGTTTCAACCCCTCTAATCaataatcaaaataaatttttttatcaatttgttATCTTAAATAtccatttattttaatcaaattaactttataattaattaaaaataatatgaatagttgatataattaattaaaattaagatTAAGATCCATTTTAGCCCATCATAATCATGCACCACTTAAACTGTTATGATatactcgtatctaaaataatcattatattttaaaaaacgtagcacATAAGTCACTcttatcaagtttgagttaatagaaATTAGAGTTTACTTATTTGATATGATGAGTGACAGTAAATTATTAATATAGTAATATGTGTAATTTAAGCTTTAAAAAAGGTGTAGGTCCATTTTAGCTCTTATGCTCTTGGTTATAGATTACTTAAGCCCTTATTGTttattcgtatctaaaataatctttatattttaaaaaacataacatACAAGCCATCTTattaagtttgagttaatagacgTTAAAGTCCACTTACATAACATGCTtattcataataaactattaatataatgatatatataatttaagtttaaaaaaaagttaaaatttcttttgtcgaggaagaggaagtgaCAAACGAAGATAGAGAGACAAAGGTAGAAGGGGTCGAAGGTGGAGGTGAGAGAGAGTTGGACCACCACGTCGTAGGCATGGTGGGTGGgagtataggagaggatgaagcaaGAGACATGGAAATGAAGATACCTAAGAGGAGGAAGAGTGATCAGGATATCATTACATACCTAACATTGGACTGATCAACGCACatccacttaaaacaaaactaaaAGCTTTTAAGCTCGTCATTAGTGTGATAGATGTTGTATACACACGACATCTTACTAGGCAATAGTGGCTCAATGCCACAATGATGCCCCCTCTCGCTATTAATGAcgatctcaattttttttttaaacttaaattatatatatcattatattaacagTTTATTATGAGTTAACATATCACATAGGTATTTTAGGTTATATGATGGActtatatactatgttttttaaaatacatGAGTTATTTTAGGCTAAGGGCTTAAGTGATTTATGACTAAAATCACAAGGTTAAGATAgactttaatattttaaaatttaaattatatgtatcattatattaataatttattatgagtcgatTTATCATCTCTAACGTCCaactaaaataaatttatatataatatttttaaaaaatataaaaaatgttttaaataaaaaatatataaatttttaaattttaaataattcattATCAAACTTACGGGGTTAAAATGGACCTTAATTACGGGCTTGCAATTTCTACCGTTCTTAGGGCACGAATGACGGAAATCCACATCCACAACCCTTTTCTTATCGCGAGTATAAGTGGATAACCTCGTCATTAATAGTTTTATCGCCCTGTCGGTGGTGGCTTAGGGCGGAGGAAAGGAAGGGGGAGGGTGGCCTCGGTTcctttctctttcctttttctaTCCATCCATCCTCACAGAAAATCTAGGGTTCTCAGATTTCTCTCCGTGGATCGGAGCTCGAACCTTCCGATCCGAGGTTCCGTTGCCGGTGTCGGTTTGAGGTGCGTCCGATCTCGATTTTTCATGCcgtggatttttttttctttgatgtggTGGCGAAATCGGTCTCTCCATCTGGGATGCGAAAAAGTTTCGATTTTTACTATGTTGGAGTTGGTTTGTCGGTCTTCTGCCTTGTCAAGTGCCGATCTCGAGAAGGTCAGGCTTATTCTGGATTAGTGTTGTGTTTGCCCGGTTTCTTATAGAATCTTGATGCTGAGGATAGATAGAATCGAAACATGTTCTTATTGAAGTAATTGAGTGCTTTGGGTTCAGTATTGTTGGATCATCTTGTTGAAGGAAAGATTTTGGTTTTGGTATTGCTAGGAAGATCTCATTTTTGTATGCCGAATAAATGTTTTGCTGAAATTGGCAGGATCAAGTAGTAAGttagatttatttttcttttctgattTTATCTGAGAGACTCTTGACGTTTTGGACCGTGAGAAATCAGTTTTATGCGTTTCTTTTTTGTCCGAGAAATCCAATCATAACCTCTATCTATAATTGTTTTGCTCATGAAAATTGGTTTTGATTGTCTTAGGAATTAGTGTGTTATCATTGGCGTGACGATTACTTTAAGGGTTCTCTTTTCTTAACAGATAGATAAGAACTCGAGCAGATGGACAACCTCTGGCAATTGGGGAACGAGTTCAGAGGACAATCAAAGCTGTCCGAGGACCATCAATGGTCTGTTATCACCTCAAAACTGGCTGAGATGACAAGGTCAGATTTTGATCGGATGAACAATGTGGACTATTCAAGGAACACCTTTGAAGCAAAGTCTTATGACAAGTTTGGGATTCAGGAGGATAACAAATTTGAGAATCTCAATCTAAGTCTGATGAATCTGGATCTCAAGATGAATGAGACTTCATTCAAAAGCCCCCTCCACAGTGGTTTCAACATGAACAGTGTTTATATGAAAGACAATATAAATGATGTTAACAGCTTCAAACTGAACACAGGATTCAGTAAGTTTGCCAACAACACAAGCAACAAGGAGGTCAATAACAATGTCATCAACAAcacaaacaataacaataacaacaacaacaccaATGGTAATAACAGTAGCAACAACAACAATGCTGTTGTTGACA harbors:
- the LOC103973199 gene encoding B2 protein, producing the protein MDNLWQLGNEFRGQSKLSEDHQWSVITSKLAEMTRSDFDRMNNVDYSRNTFEAKSYDKFGIQEDNKFENLNLSLMNLDLKMNETSFKSPLHSGFNMNSVYMKDNINDVNSFKLNTGFSKFANNTSNKEVNNNVINNTNNNNNNNNTNGNNSSNNNNAVVDKRFKTLPATEMLPRNEVLGGYIFVCNNDTMQEDLKRQLFGLPPRYRDSVRSITPGLPLFLYNYTTHQLHGIFEAASFGGSNIDPTAWEDKKCKGESRFPAQVRIRVRKLCKPLEEDAFRPVLHHYDGPKFRLELSVTETLQLLDLCEKESM